CGAGTTCGCGGAACTGCTTCCACCAGCGCCGTGAGCGGACGAATGCGCCGTATTTCCGTTTAAGTCGAGATTCACCGTCTCGTTCTGACTACGTTGACCGTAGAGGTCGGCGTCCAGCCGAGCGTTCCACGCCTTGTGAAGCGACGAAAATTCTCGATGCTTGATGACCGGACGAACACCATCTTCACGGGCTAACGTGCGAATCTTCTGGTCGTCATATCCCTTGTCACCGAGGAGAATCGTTACGTCATCCGTATTCCGCCTGATTAGCGAAGGCGCGATCTTCGAGTCGTGCTTTCTGGTCGTCGTCACGTGTAAGTCAATGATTGCATTCACTCTCGTGTCCACGAGAAGTGTAACTTTCAACTGTTGAATCGTCAGCTTCGTTCGTTTCGTGTAGTGCTTAGAGGCGTGACTGCGGTCGAATCCAGAGGCGTCGATCCCGACGACACCGTTGGTCGGGAGAAGCGTGACTGAGAGATTGAGAAGAACCCGCCAAACAGCCATACCAAGGCGGTTAAACGCCTTACACAATGTCGAAGGAGACGGGAGTTCCTCAAGATCGAGGACGCTTCGAATCCGAGGCATCTCGATAAGTTCGTCCAGAAGCGTCCGGTACGTCGTATTCTTCCGAACCTTGAGACAGAGCAGGACGATGTGTTGATGAAGTGTGTACCGCCGTTTCGAGAACTTCGACGAGTAACGAGCGACAGCTCGCCGAGCCAAGTGCATCGCTTGCTCAACGAACCGGAGTAACCGCGACTTCGGGAGGGCTTCCATCCGGCCAGACTACCGGAGGTACCTGTAACTTCTTGAGGATTTCAACAGAGCCAGATTAAACCATATTAGGCCTAAGCCACTCTCAGAATAAAGCCAACGAGCTAAAACACGTAGTATGGCGCGGCCCTCCGATTTACTGCTGTCAGTGCAGTACAATTCGATGCGGTTGCTGCATACAGCCTCTAAGTCTTGCACACGACTCAGTATGAGTAATATGTAAGCTCCGAACTGGTTGTTGATGCACGCATTCAGATATTGTCGACGATATAGGTCTCAAGTTCCTCGACGAGTGATTGTCGGAAGGTCCAAAAGCCGTCCCAGACGTTCGGTTCGTCTTCAAGCGCGAGGAGCGCGGCGTGGTCCGTAATTTCGGCATCTGGTGGTGGCTGGAAGACGACGAACCATGACCGACGGTATGGATAAGAGGTACCAGTATCAGTACTTCACAAAGCCGCTTAGTTAGAACGTCTGCTTGCTGAAGGTGTGTCTAAAACCAAACAAGCAGACGGTGAGATCCACGAGGACCAGCTTCTTAACTTTCTCGTCAACCGCCTTGACGAGGAAGTTTCGCTCTCGTTAGCCAATAACGCTGAAATCACTGCTGAAGACATCTATGAGGTCCTCGTCGGCGCTTGCGCCGACGGGACCTCTGTCTCTACGCTCTGTGCGTCGAGCCAGAACTCACCCGCTGGGAACACGGTCCTCTACCATCTTCGGACGAAGTTCGAGCCGGAACGGCTCGAACGAGTCGCTAACACGCTCCTGCGAAAGGATCTCGATGAATTGCTCCCCGAACAGGTGGAGGTCTGCGCAGACCTCCACCTGCGGCCCTACTACGGTGACGAAGACGACACAGACGGCCTCTATCACTCGGTAGCGAAGCGTGGAACCACTGCGTTCCACGCCTATGCCACACTCTACGCGCGTGTGAAGAACAAACGCTACACGCTGGCGGTACGCCGTCTCAAAGACGGCGATACCGCAAGTAGTGTCCTCGCTGAGTTCTTCGGTGTCCTCGACGGCCTTGACGCCGGGGTCAAGGCCGTCTACCTTGATCGCGGATTCTACGACAGTAAGTGTCTCACGCTGCTTCAGGCGCACAATTACGCGTACGTGATCCCGATCATCCGGTGGGGTGAGGCGATTCAGCAAGAGCTCTCGGAAGGATGGAGTCGCGTCATTCAGCATGATCTGACGGGGAAACTCGACGGTCACAGCTGGACCGTCGATTTTCCCGTCTACATCGACTGTACGTACCTAAATGGGAAGTATGACGAGAACGGTGTGGCGCGTCACGGCTACGCCGCTGACGCGCCGTTCATCGACTCACCACGGGACGCTCGATACCACTACTCGAAACGCTTCGGTATCGAGTCAAGCTATCGCTTGTTTGAGCAAGCGATAGCGACAACGACAACACGAGATCCAACGGTACGGCTGCTGTACGTGGTGGTGAGTCTCCTCTTACAGAACGTCTGGCGGTACCTTCACTACGAGTATGTGGCGACGCCCCGCCGAGGCGGGCGTCGCCTCTGGTGGTGGCCGTACAAGGAGTTCGTCAATATGATTCGACGAGCTGCGTGGACGGCCCTCGCGGTGCGTCGGGCCGTCCCCGCGAATCGGCCACCTGACGACCGATTCCACCGCTAACCACCGACCGAGCAAGCCAGCGGAGTGAGTGGCGACGCTGTCGCGTCGGCGGCTGACCGCCGCCGACAGCGACAGCTCTCCGTCGATCCGTCCGTAATTCTCTCGTCGAGACCGTCAGTACAACCGCTTCGACACAGAACTCAGGCCGCAGAAACAGCTAGCCGAGGATGCTTTGTGAGGTACTGAGTATGGACAGTGACTGGAAGATTATCGCTCGGATCGGCATCACCGATCCCGTAGAGGTGGACATCAACACCACTGTTGCTGAGCGTCTCATAGACTGCGTAGGTTCCACGTTCGTCGTTGAGTCGAGAGAGTCGCTGGAAGGACGCTCGGAGACGTCCCCCACCAGTCTCGGCTGCAATCCGTTCAATAACCCGCGAGATACTGATCAACAAGAGTTTTTCTTTGTTTGAGGCCGGATACCCACGGAGGCGGAACGGAACCTCATCAAGGCCCTGCAAAACGTCGGGAAGTGTGATATCTTCGAAATCAATGGCCCCCGTTTTGTAGAGGTCGGAATTGATCAACAACACCGATTCAAGGAGTTCATCGAGTGTCGACCGCGCAAGGATTTCATCATCTTCGAACAGCGCAACCGCATCAGTCTCCTCCTCAGCAACATCAAGATCGCTTACCGAGACGGGCTGCCCATCGAGCATCGAATCGAGCAGGCTGCGAACCGGGTACTCAGCATCTCGGTTGAGTACCACGAGATGCCGATCAGGGTTGTTGATTTGCTCGAAAAACCCACGCAATGAGTCGACCATTATTGGAAAAATGGATTTGATCAGACAAAACTATTTTGCTGAATGACTAACCCTCGATCACCAGTGAGGAACCTATGATTTTCTTAGTCACACATCATAGGATAGCTGCATAAGTCGTTGGGTAAATGGATCACCTATTGGATCATCTGTATACGTCAATACCAGTATCAAAAGTCTAGATAATATTAATCTTATTGAGAGCAGCTCAGTGGGGTCCTAAAGTGAAATTGCGATCTTATATATTCTCTCTCTAAATCAGACAGGAATATTTTGGATGGGTTTGTGATTGATTAAGGCATTACGGAAACCAATCGTACCCATCCAATTACAGCGTCTGCACCGAGATATAAAAGGTTGATCCAGCACAGAATATAACATTTGTCCTATAGGTGCGGTTCTATTGAATTCATATATTGCTAGAGCCGATCGACGCCGACCCATTCAGATTTAGCGATGAAGTGTACAAACTGATGACGACAATACTCTCAGCCGAAACTTTGCTCGGTTCCTTGCTGTTTGAACAGGCTTCCTATAATCAAGATGGGTGAGACGTGCGTAATCTGCTATCTGGAGGATTTCATCCCGGAGTTCAAATCGGAACCGAGTGGGATACTGGTTAAAGACATCCATATTATGGACTGATTGAGTCTCACACACACCTGAAAAATGGTTATTATATTCGGCCATCTGGCTATTATACTGTGGCAGTATGAAAATCGTCATTACAATCCAACATCCATCTCACGTCCATTTCTTCAGGAATATTGTTGAGGTGTTGCACCAATATGAACCTCAAATATAGGAGATCGAACAGTCGACACAGCCACAGGTGCCTTCCAATGACTAATCCATTCGACGTAGAACCAAACTGGAGCCGTGGGTACAGTATACCAACACCACTCTCAATGTACGATCTCTTGTGAGTTCTATCTTAGTTCTGAACTCCCATGCACCGCAGTCACTCGTCGCCATTCGGTCGTTTGGAGCACATGATCTCGAAGTGACTGCTGGGAGTTCGAAATCATTCAGCATTGGTCAGCTTTCGAGGTATGCTCATCGGTCGTTTACCCATCCCCATCCAGAGACATATCCCGATGCCTTCCTAGCTGCTCTCGAAGAGGAAGTCACCAAGTACGACTACGATATGCTGTTGCCGATGAACGAGTCGACGGTCGATCTCGTCGTCAAACACCGCCATTTGTTCGAAGAACAGACCACAGTACCGTTCCCCTCATACGAGATGGTGCAGATCGGGCTCAACAAACGACACACAGTCGAGGCTGCTCGTGAGGCCGACATTCCACAGCCGAAGACAC
This sequence is a window from Halohasta litchfieldiae. Protein-coding genes within it:
- a CDS encoding ISH3-like element ISHla1 family transposase; the encoded protein is MSKTKQADGEIHEDQLLNFLVNRLDEEVSLSLANNAEITAEDIYEVLVGACADGTSVSTLCASSQNSPAGNTVLYHLRTKFEPERLERVANTLLRKDLDELLPEQVEVCADLHLRPYYGDEDDTDGLYHSVAKRGTTAFHAYATLYARVKNKRYTLAVRRLKDGDTASSVLAEFFGVLDGLDAGVKAVYLDRGFYDSKCLTLLQAHNYAYVIPIIRWGEAIQQELSEGWSRVIQHDLTGKLDGHSWTVDFPVYIDCTYLNGKYDENGVARHGYAADAPFIDSPRDARYHYSKRFGIESSYRLFEQAIATTTTRDPTVRLLYVVVSLLLQNVWRYLHYEYVATPRRGGRRLWWWPYKEFVNMIRRAAWTALAVRRAVPANRPPDDRFHR